The DNA region catgccTTGAGGCTAAAACTTATGCATATGCATGGGTTCACATTTTTCGGTGACTTTTCGGGGATGACTTTCTAATTCCTTTAGTCACTACTGtacaaattattgttatttgctAATTTAGAGTGCTGACAGCATGTGTCTTTCCGAACGGGACGGTCATAATTACTCACGGAGGACAAGCCAAACGGCAAAAAGGTTCGTTCTTTGCTAAATGTAACGTATATTATCTACTCTAAGTCAACATGAAGTCGACATTCCCAATTAACATGCGCTGATGAATCGTGCCatggaaatgtttaaaacatttttacgttgaataaaactatttttattaatctataGATTATATAATCcacaactattaaaaatgtttttttagcaaatattacACTGATGTGGGTGTGGTGtagttttttgtgtttgctgtCTCCAACAGTGTAACGGATAACCAGTCACAACAATATCATGAATTAATTGACAATAATCCAATCAGAAGGCAAGGATCAGCAGTTTGATCTATTTTCCACAGTGCCTTAAACAACATATTAGTCAAAAGCAAATGTTCCCGTGTCATCTTTATGTCTGGACcctaataaataatcaaatataatgaTTCGCGTCATAAGCACAAAATACAGGTACAGCATGCGATCTAGCATTTTAACAATCAGTAAAGTCATTAAAAACTGTGGAATTACACAATTTTAGGCAACGCAGAATCATCTCGTCACTTAATTATTGTCAGGTATTCGAACTAAACCAACACACAGAACCTAGTActaaaacatatatttgtttGAAGAAAAACATCACTTACCTTGGTTTTTTTGGCAGTTTTAATAACTATGGGGTCATAAAtaggttttgtttaaaaagcctCTTTCCTGTTTAACGGTGGACACCACCCAACCCACATGCAGCAGGCTGCTGAGCTGTAGCACTTCTATGTTAGTCACTGACACTTCACTTCCTGCTTCACACGGAAGTTCAGGTCTAAACCTGTCTTTGCATTCCATGTGACGCTAAAAAGCAGCAGCATACTAGTGCACTACTGAGATTGCATACGAGACAGGTCAACCGCTGCTAGTTTATTATTACTCTGTGGATTACATATTGGTCAATGATTTATAAGCGTTCCTCCCTGTTGATGATTAACGCCATTGTTTACGCATTtgtctgcttttttttgtcagcgACGATACGTTTCAACATAAAATGAAGCCTTGTCATTTCATTGACCTGCTTGCCAGCGAATTTTTGCATGCCTGAACTATAAAAGTTATTAATGTTGAAGAAATGGTTCAGtcgtaattacatttataataatactgttgTAATTCTTTACAGTTTAACCCACAGTTAAACCTACCTTtaccaccaaacctgttccTAGCCTTGCCCATATctctcaatagcagcaaaagtagcggttaaggccacctaaaataaagtgggattacaattatttattgcaatatgGAGGACAAAAGACCTCTTCATTGCAGGGGGTTTCTTCATTGTTGGCACATTTTCTATTGAATCTGGGAAAGCATGTTCCTGTCATCAATATGCCACAGAAGAACAAGTTTTGGtcccccaaagaacctttcattAAACAGTTCTTCAAAAATACCCCTCTCTCAATGTGAAgactatttcattttaataatctaaacaACCTTGTTCCACTATAAAGAATGTCTTGTGcaaaggaacattttaatgGTTATACTATTGATGGCAAAAAAGAATGTACTGTAGATGGCTTTAAAATTAGAAagggaataaaaacaaaacaagactcTCATTTTGACTTCATGGGGTTTATAGTCAGCAATACATCTGTTCCAAAATTACTTACTTTTTTGATCTAAACTCACAGAATAGCGACTGTCTAACCAAATAACGCCAATTtaagttaactaaaactaaataactaaataaaagacaatGATGTATTAATCTCTGGTCCATGTAGCTGTGGTATGTTGGAAGAAGCTAGATGTAGACCGATGCAGCCAATCAAGCCACTTTGGGAATATTTTCTTAGACAATGCATAAATTTGCTTAGCACTAGTCCTACAAGAACACAGTTTCAAGACGGTTAAGGACCATTTTAGATGCCAGCACATGAATTAAgctcatttttattgcaattagtTGCAAAATTACTTAACAACATGGTGGAAACCTAAGCCATTTGCTACCAATTATCCAATCTTACGACTTTTTTAATACgttcttattcttattatgaATTTTCCTTGGAAGCCCCCACCAGCTCGAAATAGAGACGAAAATAGACCACCCTTTTTGAGACAAGTCAAAACTGCACGTCACAAACCGAAACATCTGAGACCAAATAACGTTTGACATCATGTAAACCAAAATGATGCCATATTGATTTTGTATGTCTGTGCAGAGTTACTGACAagataaagaacatttttagtAGTAAACGTCAAACACAAACCAAAGTTCAAaccattaaaaacatgaaataaaaatctgtatagCGTGCACTGCTGAAACTACAAACATTAATTAAGAAAGGATTtgacatatatacaaatactgTTTAATGTGTGTTCTTATTGATTGTGTGATTCACTCTAACCACAAAGGCACATGCGCTCATCTGAAAGAATTGCTGAAATGagcatttactcaccctcaggacATCCAGGATGTAGATGAACTTGtttgatttggagaaatgtccCATTACATCAGTTCTCGTGATTCTCCGCAGTGAATGAATGCcatcagaatgagtccaaacagctgattaaagcatcacaataatccacaagtaatccataaCACTCCAGTCCacaaatgtatgaaaaaattccataattaagatgtttttaatattgcttaCTCTACTGAAAAAGTCATCccgtctgaatcaggagagaaatatgcataaATCAAGCACAGCCAAAACAGTTAAACTAATAAGTCCATAGGAGCATatatgtgagaggacaacaggagatggactttttcCATGAAGGAAGCGTATTTTTGAAGGTAAAACACCTTTATGGATTTATTTAGTACAAACACAGCTTTCATTTCACAGCTTGGTAGGCCTGAAAGGAAACAAATTGTctttgtgtgtaagtgtgtgtgtgtgtgaactattccttaactGACAAATATATGCAGAGAATGAAAGCAGACTGCTATAAACAGCTGGAGAGGTGAACGCATTTGGCATAAAAAGATATCCTAGGCTTATTGACTGGACTGTACGGCCTGATCTGACAATGAACAGACATACTTCAGCACTTTTCAAAGAAAGTACACTAGGTCCCAAGTGACTCCAAAAGCCCATATGGTAGGGTGTGAGGGGACATGGTCTTTAAAAACCATTAGGCCACAGCTGACTCATTATTCTGGTTTAACAGAGGTCTGTACTATTCAGAAACCATCAAACACTCATTACAGCCATTATAATCGGAAATACAGACTTCACAGCATAACACATCATTGTAGCCTAATTAAAATGTCTTAGTAAgtgaaactttacatttttatattctgaTACTAAGCAATAGCACAAGATAGTTgagataaaacaataataatgaatggTGATTGGATTgttcaaaatattcaaacagCTATGTACAGAGCAGGGTATGGCTACACATGATCTACGAAttggaaaaacagaaaataataataatgtaaaaaaaaataaaaaatggtaacactttatttttacacctatagttgcttattaccacactgcaaaaaagctgagccaatttaattttaaggcaaccatttttagcagatttttgagttttttcaagTTCATGCAAACATAAGTTAAGaaaactcaaacaaaaaaaaaataattttacagtgCACTACAATATTAGGCATTTGTTAGTGCTagttaagcacatattaatgccttattctacatgaccttattgtAAATCCCTactcctacccaatacctaaactgaACAACTACtacactaactattaataagcagcaacacacacataaaatatacaaaatatacaacacacacactgaaacattATAGCCAACAATTTCTCAGCAATCTCGTTTTGCCAATAACGTATAATGAACATACAAATGAAAGCTCTTTAATTATCTCCGTCTCTCCTTTCCAAATGTGTGTCTAATATGGCTGGCTGAACTCTAGCAAATAAACTTTGACCCTTTAAGACTTTTTCTTCTGCCTGACAGATTCTGAATGACAGACAACAGCTGTTTAAACAATCAAAAGCCTGtctatctttaaaaaaaactgacatgGCCACAAACAAAGGTGACACTGGTCATAACACAACTTTCCATTAACCACAATGACGCCTCTATTACAAACTTGCACAGCCCCGACTAAATTCCTGTCTGTGGCCAAATCGCTATATCGGAGGTTATAGTTAGTTTAAAATAGGAAGAGTTTGGCAAAAAATACCAGacgttttatattgttttattttggttttttatGACTGAACCACATTTTCAGATTGTTACACGTAATCTAGACTTTGTCGAACATGGCACACCAAACACATaggaaaaataaacatcaaagaatgaaaaacagatgaaagaTGAGGAGAGTGAGGGGTTAAACTCAGGCTGGGGAAACCTGATGCTAATTAAGTCTTTGGAATGCCACATAAGGGCTGCGTCCTTAAACTTAGAGAGCTGCCTAACTAGACAGCATTTTTAGCCATGATTAGCAGGTACAACAGTTTTGAGACATTTTAGAATGAAACTGCTGCAAATGTGCATGCAGCACATTTGGGTTTAATTAGCTCACGGAGCAATCTGGCACACATGTTTTGGGAACTATGTATGTATGAGAAGAACATTTCCATCTAAATACTTCTAAAAGAGAACGCCTGTCTCAAAATTAAACTGAGCTATAtacctaaactgcatttttggCCAACATAGCATTCGTAGCAAGGGTCTGTGATGTCCAGATTTGCCAAAAATTACGTTATTGCACATATGATGCTCAAAAATACTGCATGTGTGCATGCTTGATGTGTCACAAATATGATACCTAAAAATGTTGCATGTACATATGATGTCTAAAATGTTGCCTATATAGGGAACTCACTCATTTTTGAGACCCAGCCCATGACATTCTCCTTCAGAAGTGTTTAGAGtggctcacacacatacacacacacacactgcagcggAGGAGAGATGCTCACCTCctgctgtttatatttttactgacaTTCCAACAGAAGACAGCTGCAGGTAAAATAATCTTGCTGTTTATAGAGTTTATCGGCGGATTTAAACACATAAGCGTCTTTATACAGCACGGCTTAGGCTGTACTAAATGATAACGGGCTTTTTTTCAGCTCTTTTAGTATGTAGAGGGTGCtgtcaatagtttttttttaacgcgTATTTCCTTACaagtaataattgtttttttatttaggtggATAAGTGATTAAACAATGCCATCATCCAaaaattcgttttttttcttggtgTACGTATTATGCACGTTCCGCGATGCGCGCTCGGGGGACTTTGGAGACCCCAGACCCTGCTCTGGATCACACTGCCCGGGGGGCAGATCGTCCAGACCACAGCGACAGCACAATCCGACAACACAGAGCAGATCAATAAATCACCATCATGCTCCCTCCGGCTTTTCATCGGAACATCACGCAACGCTTCTGTCCCAGCGCGCGCGGTCTGGAGACCAGACAAGGGAAACCGTCCAGACGCGCGTCGCTGGAGTTTTTGGTCCTGTGTGCGCAGACTGCGTTACGCCTCAAAGACCAGATCATGTTGTAAACGACACCAGAGAATGTAAAGGAATCGAGTGCCGTCTGCCTCCGAAGATACGACCGAACCCCAGATCGAGACCCTGTGCTGGAGACGGGTGTGTTCTCGGGACCAGCCAGCCTCCCCTCATCCATGTGGCAGACAGAGCCGCTCAGTTTTTGGGGGAATTTCCGGACATTGGATATCCCGCATCAGAGAGTGTGGCTCCTCTGGGAGTTCAGCTCACTTGTGACATCAAACCAGGTGAATTGAAACAGTGGTTCCAGCTGCTCTGTACTTGAATTAAAGTATCTCGTTTCAAAACTGGTAtaacacttaaagggatagttcacccaaaaatgaaaattctgtcatcatttactgaccccagagtagttccaaatctgtatcaactatttgaaaatctgcaaaaaGTTTTGcctacaaaatatcttaattgcaaattatctttacttaatatcctaatgacttTGGCAATATTACAAAACCATGTTAATTTATATTACTACATATATAACAAGCTACCTActttgtggtccagagtcacatatGCAGtaacattgtaatattatttttgtaatattatttgaagTATGTTGAATTTTCGTGAAAAAGTAGCATGGTATTACCACAAGGTTTTTGATCATTAACCAAGGTAATTCCATTATATAAATCACGCGCTACAGTATGTTGCTCCcggattattttaattttacataatatattttaataaaaagattcTTTCACAAAGTCCTTCCAGAAAACTGGTACTATAATGTTGCACACTAAACTATGCAGAGGAAAGCTCTTTAATGCTCTTTATTGGAGAAGGATGCAGACATATTTTTGCTTGTGTGAGATATTTGAGTAAACTTACAGACATCACAGAGGAAATTCTCTCTGTGTTCTTTGAAAAATATGAGCTGCATGCCACAGGGTGGGGAGTGTATACAAACTATCAGGCTCAATAAAACTCACACTTTCACATCAGTACTAGAAATTTCCATACATCAATGAATAGGGGAATTTGACAGCTGGCTCTAGAACTATTATTACAAACATACACAtctgcttggctacagacagaGTGGTAGAGCTGCAGAACTACTGGCAGTCAACTGTCAAGACATTGCAGAACACTTTGATCCATTTCCATATGATTGAAATAGTTTTAGCACtggatttagaaaaaaataggACTTGGTTTTATGTGTGACGAAACACTGACCTTCACATATCAAAAAGTTGAAGAgaattgtatatttttctttttaaaagctaaTTATACACTTTTTGGGTTATGACACTtagtctctctttcttttactAGGAGAGAATGAGGTCCCTGCTGAGGATGCACTTATCCTTCATCTACAGCTGGCAAAGGGACAAGAGAAGCTGGTGGAGGCTTTGAAAGCTCAACAAGTAGTAATCCGTGATCTGCAGCAAAGACTGGTGGAACAGCAGGGGGCCCTCCTCTCACAGCAACGCGAGATACTCGACCACCAACGCCGCATGTACGAGCAGATGGATGTGGTGAAGGCTCAGTACGGTCTGCTTTCTGAGACTGTCAAGCAATTCTCATTCCAAGGTTTGCAGGGAGAACTGCAAAGCTATTTTGAAAGCCACCTGGCCGGCCTTCAGAGCCAAGCACGTAGCCAACTGCAAAAGTCCTATGCTGTGCATAAGGTAGATGTGGATGCCAAAGTGGTGAATGTAGTTGGAGATGCAGGGCACCCAGTGTTAGGCTGTCAAATTGCTTGTGGGCCTGAAGAATACTGCGACTTCCAGAAGGATCCACCACAGTGCGAAAGGTGCACTATGTGTCCTCCTGGATTCTTCCTGGTGTCACAGTGCTCCCCGAATGCTGATAGGACCTGCCAGGTAACAGTGTGGCAGCAACTGCATTATGCATGCAACACATAAGATTTCACTAAAGAGCAAGTTATATGTGTTAatttttaatgtgtctttgAGTAACAAATATCTATCAACAGGACAGAGATGAATGCCTAGAATTACCAAGCCTGTGTGGAGAGCGAGTAAAATGTGTTAACACCCCAGGtaagcaaaaagaaaacttaaagggtcagttcacccaaaaatgttttactcatCCTCAAAGCATCCAAGAcatatgtgactttcttctttcagacaaatacagttggacttatattaaaaaatgtccttGCTCCTCCAAACCTTGCAATGGGAGTAAACAAGTGTTTGTGGTTAACAGTTCAGaagacattaaataaagtgtgCATATCTGTAATAAAACGTCCCTCATATGGCTCCTATAGaaaatccatgcatttttgtaagataaatatccatatttcaaaagtAATGAACATTGAATTCACACTTCCGGTATCTGTCATATGTTGAAGGCGTCCCGGGGGATGAGGTAAGACACTGCATGATTAGTAGTGAGCGCAGAATGAGAACAAACAAAGATTTGTTTCGTCAAGGAGAAGCAAAAATTTTTTGGGAGGATTTTGCCAAGAGAACAGGACTGTTCCTAGAGGTGTGCAGGTCCTACATTATCCATCTGAACATAGTATACAATAGTATACCTTTGTAGTATAcctacatttgaaatattgatatttattttacaaaaattcaTGGATTCGCTACAGAGATAATTTATTTACCCTCTGGAGCCATGTGagggacatttttattatggatAAAACTTATGTTTTCTGAACTGTTGACAACAAACACCCACTTAGTCCCACAGAAAGGCTTGGAGGGGCTGGGACAATTTCTTACATAACTCAGACTGGATtcatctaaaagaagaaaatcacataCACCTAAGATAGCTTTGAGGGTGAATAAAACACAgcctatttatttacttttttttgagtgagctaaccctttaaatgtTATCCCAATGCCTGCCTTGGGATTCACCAAGCTTCTCTTTGTTTCGTTCTTCAGGTGGGTTTCGTTGTCATGGTGTCTCTGAGAGGGAGATGTTGGGAGGGTTGTGTGGTCATGAGTACTTCTACGATCAAGAACTTCAAGAGTGCCAGGCTTGTTCAGACTGTGATGGCGAGCCTGTTGGCATTCCTTGTACTTTTACCAGTGATGCTGTTTGTGGAACGGTGTCTGACAACATGCTTTCGCAGTCTTGGACAGCTTCCATTGTCATACCACCTACAAAGTCAAAGAGTACTTCCATATATCCCGGACTACAGCTCAATATTCGTGGCAAAGCAGGAAACAACCTGCTGACTAACCATGATGATTACCTCAACCTGCAACAACATGGACTGGTCTGGATAGACTACAACTTTGCATTAAAGCATAGCTGCAGGAACTTTCTCCAAGTTGGGATACAGATAAATGGCAGTGAAGAGGAGGGTAGAGACCTCAGCGGGGTTCGAATTGAGCAACCAGAAAGGAAGTTCTACCAGGGTGTGACTGTAAGTGCAGCAGTTGAGGTGGAACCCAATCATACTCTGACAGTCGTGCTGAAGAGTCCCAACCAGTACTGCAACCAGAGTAAAGATATTCAAGCCTATGAACTTGGAGGAGCTTCGTTCAGCTTGCTCTGGTTATCCCATGATACCGGCGCTGTGGCCATGACTGCTCAGATGTCCACAGCAGCTCACTACCAGAGTAACTATCGTCCCACCTTCCGTATAGCCACTGTCTCTGATCCCTACATAGTGGCACTTACCCATGACAGCCGTGGGGTACGTTTCATGGAGACTGGTGTGGTGAAGTTTGTACTTCAACAGGCTATCTATTCAATGGGCCATGCCTGTATTCGAGAAGGTTTCTCACTGATTGCCTATGTCAACAGAAATGGCACTAACCAGGAGGTGCTACGCTCCTTCAAGTCTGGTGTTAACTACAGAGACACCTCAATCACTCTTTCTGGGGCCACAAAGGTTGACAGTGAAGACTGGCTCAATTTTGAAATCATCGCCCCATCTCAGTGCAATGTCCGCTACTTTGGTGATAGTTCTGGGATTAGTATGCTGAGTTTGATATGGATCCCTTCCACTGTCTCCTCCATGTTCACAGCCACTGTCTCAAGAACAGGTCTACCCTCTGGGGCAGTACGAAATAAACCCCTGCTCTTTAGGCAGATTAGCCTCAATACAGACCAAATGCGACTAGCTAGGACAGGTGAACCACATGCTCAGAGGAACTTTGTGTTTTCGGAGGCTGGGACTGTCAGTGTGGCACTCAACCTAAAGCTAATTCACTCCTGCAGTGTGGTCAAGCTGACCCTTTACAAGCAAGGTACTGATAGAGGTCAGGCCACTTCCTTGGCTCAGCAGGTGGGTGGTCATATGCCTGAAGGTAGTGAGTGGGCTAGCGTGGGGCTAAGAACTTCTTTCGAAGTGCAAAACGGTACTGCCATTTATGTTTCTCTGGACTGCATTCGTGGTCGA from Puntigrus tetrazona isolate hp1 chromosome 24, ASM1883169v1, whole genome shotgun sequence includes:
- the nell3 gene encoding uncharacterized protein nell3, which produces MPSSKNSFFFLVYVLCTFRDARSGDFGDPRPCSGSHCPGGRSSRPQRQHNPTTQSRSINHHHAPSGFSSEHHATLLSQRARSGDQTRETVQTRVAGVFGPVCADCVTPQRPDHVVNDTRECKGIECRLPPKIRPNPRSRPCAGDGCVLGTSQPPLIHVADRAAQFLGEFPDIGYPASESVAPLGVQLTCDIKPGENEVPAEDALILHLQLAKGQEKLVEALKAQQVVIRDLQQRLVEQQGALLSQQREILDHQRRMYEQMDVVKAQYGLLSETVKQFSFQGLQGELQSYFESHLAGLQSQARSQLQKSYAVHKVDVDAKVVNVVGDAGHPVLGCQIACGPEEYCDFQKDPPQCERCTMCPPGFFLVSQCSPNADRTCQDRDECLELPSLCGERVKCVNTPGGFRCHGVSEREMLGGLCGHEYFYDQELQECQACSDCDGEPVGIPCTFTSDAVCGTVSDNMLSQSWTASIVIPPTKSKSTSIYPGLQLNIRGKAGNNLLTNHDDYLNLQQHGLVWIDYNFALKHSCRNFLQVGIQINGSEEEGRDLSGVRIEQPERKFYQGVTVSAAVEVEPNHTLTVVLKSPNQYCNQSKDIQAYELGGASFSLLWLSHDTGAVAMTAQMSTAAHYQSNYRPTFRIATVSDPYIVALTHDSRGVRFMETGVVKFVLQQAIYSMGHACIREGFSLIAYVNRNGTNQEVLRSFKSGVNYRDTSITLSGATKVDSEDWLNFEIIAPSQCNVRYFGDSSGISMLSLIWIPSTVSSMFTATVSRTGLPSGAVRNKPLLFRQISLNTDQMRLARTGEPHAQRNFVFSEAGTVSVALNLKLIHSCSVVKLTLYKQGTDRGQATSLAQQVGGHMPEGSEWASVGLRTSFEVQNGTAIYVSLDCIRGRINQITHEGGTNISILWLAS